The following proteins are encoded in a genomic region of Sparus aurata chromosome 23, fSpaAur1.1, whole genome shotgun sequence:
- the LOC115574811 gene encoding hemoglobin subunit beta-like, with product MVEWTDFERATIADIFSKMEYEVIGPAALSRCLVVYPWTQRYFGNFGNFYNAAAIIGNPLVAKHGTTILHGLDRAVKNMDNIKSEYAELSVLHSEKLHVDPDNFRLLSDCLTIVISAKLGKEFNGEVQAAFQKFLAVVVNSLGRQYH from the exons ATGGTTGAATGGACAGACTTCGAGCGCGCCACCATCGCGGACATCTTCTCCAAGATGGAGTATGAGGTCATTGGACCTGCAGCTCTGTCCAG gtgtctgGTCGTCTACCCCTGGACTCAGAGGTATTTCGGTAACTTTGGAAACTTCTACAACGCCGCTGCCATCATCGGAAACCCACTGGTTGCAAAACACGGAACAACCATCCTCCACGGTCTGGACCGGGCTGTGAAGAACATGGACAACATCAAGTCCGAATATGCCGAACTGAGCGTGTTGCACTCCGAGAAACTGCATGTGGACCCTGATAACTTCAGG ctgcTTTCTGACTGCCTCACCATCGTGATTTCTGCAAAACTGGGCAAAGAGTTCAACGGTGAAGTTCAGGCAGCTTTCCAGAAGTTCCTGGCCGTGGTGGTGAACTCCCTGGGAAGGCAGTACCACTAG
- the LOC115575824 gene encoding hemoglobin subunit beta: MVEWTDFERATIADIFSKMEYEVIGPAALSRCLVVYPWTQRYFGNFGNLYNAAAIIGNPMVAKHGTTILHGLDRAVKNMDNIKSEYAELSVLHSEKLHVDPDNFKLLSDCLTIVVSAKLGKEFNGEVQAAFQKFLAVVVTSLGRQYH; the protein is encoded by the exons ATGGTTGAATGGACAGACTTCGAGCGCGCCACCATCGCGGACATCTTCTCCAAGATGGAGTATGAGGTCATCGGACCTGCAGCTCTGTCCAG gtgtctgGTCGTCTACCCCTGGACTCAGAGGTATTTCGGTAACTTTGGAAACCTCTACAACGCTGCTGCCATCATCGGAAACCCAATGGTTGCAAAACACGGAACAACCATCCTCCACGGTCTGGACCGGGCCGTGAAGAACATGGACAACATCAAGTCCGAATATGCCGAACTGAGCGTGTTGCACTCCGAGAAGCTGCATGTGGACCCTGATAACTTCAAG ctgcTTTCTGACTGCCTCACCATCGTGGTTTCTGCAAAACTGGGCAAAGAGTTCAACGGTGAAGTTCAGGCAGCTTTCCAGAAGTTCCTGGCCGTGGTGGTAACCTCCCTGGGAAGGCAGTACCACTAG
- the LOC115574988 gene encoding hemoglobin embryonic subunit alpha-like, translating into MTSLTAKDKDRVKTFWAKVSGKVEDIGSEAMARMLIVYPQTKTYFAHWKDVSPFSPSAKKHGITVMGGVAFAVTKIDDLKAGLLNLSELHAFTLRVDPANFKIMSHCIMVVMANMFPEDFTPQIHVAMDKFLSALALALAEKYR; encoded by the exons ATGACCAGTCTCACCGCTAAGGACAAGGACAGAGTGAAAACCTTCTGGGCTAAAGTGTCTGGGAAGGTGGAGGACATCGGCAGCGAGGCTATGGCCAG GATGCTGATCGTGTACCCGCAGACCAAGACTTACTTTGCCCACTGGAAGGACGTGAGCCCCTTCTCTCCCAGCGCCAAGAAGCATGGGATAACTGTGATGGGTGGAGTTGCATTTGCTGTGACCAAAATCGACGACCTGAAAGCAGGTCTTCTGAACCTCAGTGAGCTGCATGCCTTCACCCTGCGTGTGGACCCTGCTAACTTCAAG ATCATGTCTCACTGTATCATGGTGGTCATGGCCAACATGTTCCCCGAAGACTTCACCCCTCAGATCCATGTGGCCATGGACAAGTTCCTGTCTGCCCTGGCTCTGGCTCTGGCTGAGAAGTACCGATAA
- the LOC115575828 gene encoding hemoglobin embryonic subunit alpha-like, whose translation MTTLTAKDKDRVKTFWAQVSGKSEDIGSEALARMLIVYPQTKTYFAHWKDTSPNSANAKKHGITVMGGVADAVTKIDDLKAGLLSLSELHAFTLRVDPANFKILSHCILVVMANMFPEDFTPQVHVAMDKFLSALALALAEKYR comes from the exons ATGACTACTCTCACCGCTAAGGACAAGGACAGAGTCAAAACCTTCTGGGCTCAAGTGTCTGGGAAATCGGAGGACATCGGCAGCGAGGCTCTGGCCAG GATGCTGATCGTGTACCCGCAGACCAAGACTTACTTCGCCCACTGGAAAGACACAAGCCCCAACTCTGCCAACGCCAAGAAGCATGGGATAACTGTGATGGGTGGAGTTGCAGATGCTGTGACCAAAATCGACGACCTTAAAGCAGGCCTTCTGAGCCTCAGTGAGCTGCATGCCTTCACCCTGCGTGTGGACCCTGCTAACTTCAAG ATCCTGTCTCACTGCATCCTGGTGGTCATGGCCAACATGTTCCCCGAAGACTTCACCCCTCAGGTCCATGTGGCCATGGACAAGTTCCTGTCTGCCCTGGCTCTGGCTCTGGCTGAGAAGTACCGATAA
- the LOC115574990 gene encoding hemoglobin embryonic subunit alpha-like: MTSLTAKDKDRVKTFWAKVSGKVEDIGSEAMARMLIVYPQTKTYFAHWKDVSPFSPSAKKHGITVMGGVAFAVTKIDDLKAGLLNLSELHAFTLRVDPANFKIMSHCIMVVMANMFPEDFTPQIHVAMDKFLSALALALAEKYR, from the exons ATGACCAGTCTCACCGCTAAGGACAAGGACAGAGTGAAAACCTTCTGGGCTAAAGTGTCTGGGAAGGTGGAGGACATCGGCAGCGAGGCTATGGCCAG GATGCTGATCGTGTACCCGCAGACCAAGACTTACTTCGCCCACTGGAAGGACGTGAGCCCCTTCTCTCCCAGCGCCAAGAAGCACGGGATAACTGTAATGGGTGGAGTTGCATTTGCTGTGACCAAAATCGACGACCTGAAAGCAGGTCTTCTGAACCTCAGTGAGCTGCATGCCTTCACCCTGCGTGTGGACCCTGCTAACTTCAAG ATCATGTCTCACTGTATCATGGTGGTCATGGCCAACATGTTCCCCGAAGACTTCACCCCTCAGATCCATGTGGCCATGGACAAGTTCCTGTCTGCCCTTGCTCTGGCTCTGGCTGAGAAGTACCGATAA
- the LOC115575825 gene encoding hemoglobin embryonic subunit alpha-like — protein MTSLTAKDKDRVKTFWAKVSGKVEDIGSEAMARMLIVYPQTKTYFAHWKDVSPFSPSAKKHGITVMGGVAFAVTKIDDLKAGLLNLSELHAFTLRVDPANFKIMSHCIMVVMANMFPEDFTPQIHVAMDKFLSALALALAEKYR, from the exons ATGACCAGTCTCACCGCTAAGGACAAGGACAGAGTCAAAACCTTCTGGGCTAAAGTGTCTGGGAAGGTGGAGGACATCGGCAGCGAAGCTATGGCCAG GATGCTGATCGTGTACCCGCAGACCAAGACTTACTTCGCCCACTGGAAGGACGTGAGCCCCTTCTCTCCCAGCGCCAAGAAGCACGGGATAACTGTGATGGGTGGAGTTGCATTTGCTGTGACCAAAATCGACGACCTGAAAGCAGGTCTTCTGAACCTCAGTGAGCTGCATGCCTTCACCCTGCGTGTGGACCCTGCTAACTTCAAG ATCATGTCTCACTGTATCATGGTGGTCATGGCCAACATGTTCCCCGAAGACTTCACCCCTCAGATCCATGTGGCCATGGACAAGTTCCTGTCTGCCCTTGCTCTGGCTCTGGCTGAGAAGTACCGATAA
- the LOC115574812 gene encoding hemoglobin embryonic subunit alpha-like: protein MTSLTAKDKDRVKTFWAQVSGKVEDIGSEAMARMLIVYPQTKTYFAHWKDVSPFSPSAKKHGITVMGGVAFAVTKIDDLKAGLLNLSELHAFTLRVDPANFKIMSHCIMVVMANMFPEDFTPQIHVAMDKFLSALALALAEKYR from the exons ATGACCAGTCTCACCGCTAAGGACAAGGACAGAGTGAAAACCTTCTGGGCTCAAGTGTCTGGGAAGGTGGAGGACATCGGCAGCGAGGCTATGGCCAG GATGCTGATCGTGTACCCGCAGACCAAGACTTACTTCGCCCACTGGAAGGACGTGAGCCCCTTCTCTCCCAGCGCCAAGAAGCACGGGATAACTGTGATGGGTGGAGTTGCATTTGCTGTGACCAAAATCGACGACCTGAAAGCAGGTCTTCTGAACCTCAGTGAGCTGCATGCCTTCACCCTGCGTGTGGACCCTGCTAACTTCAAG ATCATGTCTCACTGTATCATGGTGGTCATGGCCAACATGTTCCCCGAAGACTTCACCCCTCAGATCCATGTGGCCATGGACAAGTTCCTGTCTGCCCTTGCTCTGGCTCTGGCTGAGAAGTACCGATAA
- the LOC115575823 gene encoding hemoglobin subunit beta-like, whose amino-acid sequence MVEWTDFERATIADIFSKMEYEVIGPAALSRCLVVYPWTQRYFGNFGNLYNAAAIIGNPLVAKHGTTILHGLDRAVKNMDNIKSEYAELSVLHSEKLHVDPDNFKLLSDCLTIVVSAKLGKEFNGEVQAAFQKFLAVVVNSLGRQYH is encoded by the exons ATGGTTGAATGGACAGACTTCGAGCGCGCCACCATCGCAGACATCTTCTCCAAGATGGAGTATGAGGTCATTGGACCTGCAGCTCTGTCCAG gtgtctgGTCGTCTACCCCTGGACTCAGAGGTATTTCGGTAACTTTGGAAACCTCTACAACGCCGCTGCCATCATCGGAAACCCACTGGTTGCAAAACACGGAACAACCATCCTCCACGGTCTGGACCGGGCCGTGAAGAACATGGACAACATCAAGTCCGAATATGCCGAACTGAGCGTGTTGCACTCCGAGAAGCTGCATGTGGACCCTGATAACTTCAAG ctgcTTTCTGACTGCCTCACCATCGTGGTTTCTGCAAAACTGGGCAAAGAGTTCAACGGTGAAGTTCAGGCAGCTTTCCAGAAGTTCCTGGCCGTGGTGGTGAACTCCCTGGGAAGGCAGTACCACTAG
- the LOC115574945 gene encoding hemoglobin subunit beta, giving the protein MVEWTDFERATIADIFSKMEYEVIGPAALSRCLVVYPWTQRYFGNFGNLYNAAAIIGNPMVAKHGTTILHGLDRAVKNMDNIKSEYAELSVLHSEKLHVDPDNFKLLSDCLTIVVSAKLGKEFNGEVQAAFQKFLAVVVTSLGRQYH; this is encoded by the exons ATGGTTGAATGGACAGACTTCGAGCGCGCCACCATCGCGGACATCTTCTCCAAGATGGAGTATGAGGTCATTGGACCTGCAGCTCTGTCCAG gtgtctgGTCGTCTACCCCTGGACTCAGAGGTATTTCGGTAACTTTGGAAACCTCTACAACGCCGCTGCCATCATCGGAAACCCAATGGTTGCAAAACACGGAACAACCATCCTCCACGGTCTGGACCGGGCTGTGAAGAACATGGACAACATCAAGTCCGAATATGCCGAACTGAGCGTGTTGCACTCCGAGAAGCTGCATGTGGACCCTGATAACTTCAAG ctgcTTTCTGACTGCCTCACCATCGTGGTTTCTGCAAAACTGGGCAAAGAGTTCAACGGTGAAGTTCAGGCAGCTTTCCAGAAGTTCCTGGCCGTGGTGGTAACCTCCCTGGGAAGGCAGTACCACTAG